From a region of the Nothobranchius furzeri strain GRZ-AD chromosome 12, NfurGRZ-RIMD1, whole genome shotgun sequence genome:
- the wdfy4 gene encoding WD repeat- and FYVE domain-containing protein 4 isoform X3, which translates to MMCHYERFPHIACVNQMECVLILAKDQAMKGERINKETGELSASGELTASVELKTEKGEGYCGNPELLQRLRDALQELGIYTYYSRDPGTDPADKEEETLLKVLPLYLQVCEDGGRPESADIKGLAALTADSVIHNIHSRLAERPAEKAREEVVLFLKRPDEDLSWETDSALGWLLLNSLLFLTSGPLDVLSCINPGLPAALVKCLYLLVCLPAEQENAAVEQTFQEPLTQIFLQLCTQPANVERLVETQELQCLIIGLTSLWDQTSADWRHLASRVLKALSAVPTSNTVPSLFGKNCVRICIQNLLHISTNVSGSLLAEVAVAVFSFIRDTYHLSPDLFTQFDSNDGYKALDYILKRCEDGVPLDQFQPVEELLNLIASFTLLGKTELKVALCVTSPQPASFKFDPPLTKGLTVKNLPAFSVLQASLQRSQNSLLCCQILQTFQKIWQKDPVNYFLLEWTVQPMTQLVSCVWRKPEPVQKIFFSMVEQVVFRLNYIPHETLRALLGVLKKSWAGTLADGVAGVEFNVLALQLFQKMIVHSAMLAEVLSDWRLLELLLGELRRRAKILRKAGVIHPQTNTQQLPCLEDNERLLTTWMLQVVSTLTLRSIKNTVSVRDLGMVPYIKIFLDDDQYRVPTLRILEQLAEINPDEFMRTAIGALCSSTQQELCLKQDLLQSVLRVLESPNSWDAFRKAGGFTGLLSLVVDMEGALSEPPKGEVWKTLGHQQLLELLLLTLHILALAVHLHSVNAHAFQTGGFYERLADALLQLGCFHNEAISSEKWDAGEWTCPRKAEDNSPRMSFFQFVELAETSAAPTCRSTSNQTNLPLNLRTCLRLLSYLDHFATGTYSPQALKLGQEENNVCDEGKERLHGLVGYEGGNLGQSLVLSGSGLQSMEDKTSVPSSPATSIDTLYSRFTFDQIILHPGAIRVIMTLLPHVYSPDDPQLSTEVQFSIAYHIQSMVKSEQNRQIMCEGGLVSTLLTYCHNILLDLNHPLHLPVTRILEKLSSQAITHSDFRKFLSLGDPLMCLSKKTADQSTKADAGSSGRTLKRTFSLLRSTASCGSAIPIHQIVSLVSMTAPRTFRPHRVSSSPPFVEFDMHESGYGYLFLPSLATIKGVSADSTSTGGIGGECRGFPPTSGLSFSCWFQINRFSSACDSHPVHLLTVVRHVSRTEQPYICLSISFSACDGCLVISTEEEAFTYLDVLEPEISTPASLPSSLRLRCSSMLVPGQWHHLAVVMAKDVKKSCLTSAYFNGKAVGMGKIKYIQPFPGPCVSMDPTAVIDVYGLIGTPALWKDHAALVWRVGPCYLFEEPLSSYAVAAVYTQGTSYLGNFLALHNTSPDRNSDSLPLKLVPEERISFGINPAVSTITTVVQIREDYNEVDCRLIAKEMGITSRDNSMPIFLAQNISQHLSGTARTIGAALIGHFGMRTFIPRPASNGFLYVGGPAVVLGLVAMAPDDSSLYAAVKVLLSVLETNTAMQQEMNRIDGFKLLAFLLRMKSSLVSHRTLQAVLCLWSSVEMSCGSCLQNTPAFQALLCDLEVWKNTADNLDLAVLNYFAEILKSSSDGRNAAVMHGAGLLPKLLFELSDPAVNVHKVNVISCIITHLVTAHFTAVDISRLRTFLVYTIPPQSNTTEGSETSDDLPAQSSGPASLILIRNKLLSALCDILNSDKDQQKAVFESLGSDWVLLFLQAHLHRSTLKLGLVLLTQFLLNPDQQRSFKEGVVLGTLTDVAQEPHAVMDNLRAHAWSVELLGTSCPGFDVLKELLIRQTHVPEVYEALASLMVGKKVHQTVKGEVCLDDILQSLIESQAEAPATQLCVEAATTMLELVKVILTQCSTRLVSDTDASWELQIPASLMQFFCLLHNLRPRDPLWASPTFLHSLAGVVFPPEVSEDVGKRIKTGEREDTFSSQPTRKPVLDFMRILLMDSLLNVPASSNTHLMILLLEFCPDDATLEQKKRYQSELVEHIMNIVLMLGNEDDTHLSSRDRESQRPEGQISTLMENVVLFCRTLLLKLYNGSFMGDSKVLIEFLADQIMMTLEKGRTQKEKTISALYSCTNKVLLFFLSQPRHSHEDKKVVVRALQAFLESWDVVMATYNGNVNFITCLLHCLLLIRSGSYLEGFGCVAKNRKNSSSPVLAYSQKVSNGEDTRDDKELVSLVEACWSKVISERQHMLEESYKIEMSVSRTADVKPVSMTDISPLWEEMAHKTWTLYTESEMKKVASRSQIMLEVITSALRSALGRGQESMKAEEFLSHMESHRQRGRSVFENMRTNHLQLQAAEWEGANAQWLRVEAELLRERAVFGPGPGVLLSQDWVQDAAEGPNRTKSRIRRKALRHSKSVEMLGMLCLRSEESINKAEDDAELKVLCEVSGEVKADEEGGPSSLTFFPVLNETPSTTEDQPNPFSPESCSHTQDCPDIRVILQELHPGEKVKAKMCVVMVSSLRVAEGVLLFGDKSLLLCEGFTLSPTGDVCCRRHHPSSVRDSFISTMLNKELPSATCRSWLYEDIKEARFMRFLLEDNAIEIFMKNGHSAFLVFLNKDHVSAYKRLSLVVPALKGRAVAEVMANAKKTAVLEKTALVKWQKGEMSNFEYLMHLNTIAGRTYNDLMQYPVFPWVLADYQSEMLDLSNPATFRDLSKPMGAQTEKRKQMFIQRYEDVEDNEDLSARCHYCTHYSSAIIVASFLVRMEPFSQTFQMLQGGFDIAERMFYSIKKEWESASKDNMGDVRELIPEFFYLSDFLLNSNNIPLGCMEDGTPLGDVELPPWAKGDPQEFIRVHREALESDYVSSNLHLWIDLIFGFKQEGQAAVESVNTFHPYFYVQKGRIDARDPALKTTILGYLSNFGQIPKQLFTKPHPPRSGFRKEGSSPSSPVPFFFKLDKLKTTAQPFRELSRGPVGQIVCLEKEVVVLEENQLLLWPPFGCLFSWGFPDNSCAFGNYTTEKNFAVSESLCDWGETLCATSPNLTTLITAGASTVVCVWDLVISKDKLTHMKLRQPLYGHTDTVTCLAVSEVHSLIVSGSHDLTCILWDLEELNYITQLAGHTTSISALAVNELTGEIASCAGPLLYLWTMKGQLLTCTDTSCGPQADILCVSFTQRHEWDARNVIVTGCADGIVRIWRTEYTRTQLPGPPEEPLSPGQDRRERHGNSWRRRLMLCQELSRGQATSQRRYKNDPAITALAMSRTHATLLAGDAWGRVFTWVCE; encoded by the exons ATTTTTCTTCAGCTCTGCACCCAGCCAGCTAATGTGGAGCGGCTGGTGGAGACTCAGGAGCTGCAGTGTCTCATCATCGGGCTAACCTCCCTGTGGGACCAGACCAGTGCAGACTGGAGACACCTGGCCTCCCGTGTTCTCAAAGCACTTTCCGCTGTACCAACAAGCAATACTGTCCCGAGTTTGTTCG GCAAGAACTGTGTGCGAATCTGCATCCAGAACCTGTTGCACATCAGTACCAACGTCTCAGGATCCCTGCTAGCTGAAGTGGCCGTGGCTGTGTTTAGCTTCATAAGGGACACCTATCACCTCAGTCCAGACCTCTTCACTCAGTTTGACTCCAACGATGGCTACAAGGCCCTCGACTACATCCTGAAACG CTGTGAGGATGGTGTGCCCTTGGACCAGTTCCAGCCGGTGGAGGAACTCCTGAACCTGATTGCATCCTTCACCCTGCTTGGGAAAACGGAGCTGAAAGTGGCTCTCTGTGTCACCAGTCCGCAGCCTGCAAGCTTTAAGTTTGACCCGCCCCTCACCAAAG GTTTAACAGTGAAGAACCTTCCTGCCTTCAGCGTGCTGCAGGCCTCTTTGCAGCGGTCCCAGAATTCTCTTCTCTGCTGTCAAATTCTTCAAACGTTCCAAAAGATCTGGCAGAAAGATCCAGTTAATTACTTCCTCTTGGAGTGGACTGTCCAGCCAATGACCCAGCTGGTCTCTTGTGTGTGGCGCAAACCGGAACCTGTCCAAAAGATCTTTTTTTCGATGGTTGAGCAG GTGGTGTTTAGGTTGAACTACATTCCCCATGAGACCTTACGAGCTCTACTGGGTGTACTGAAGAAGAGCTGGGCTGGGACGTTAGCTGATGGAGTGGCAGGCGTGGAATTCAATGTGTTGGCTCTCCAGTTATTTCAAAA GATGATTGTGCACAGCGCCATGCTGGCAGAGGTGTTGAGTGACTGGAGACTGTTAGAGCTGCTGCTCGGGGAACTTCGCAGGAGAGCAAAGATCCTGAGGAAGGCTGGTGTAATTCACCCCCAAACAA ACACCCAGCAGCTCCCATGTTTGGAGGACAATGAGCGACTTCTCACTACCTGGATGCTTCAAGTTGTGTCAACCCTCACTTTGCGTTCTATCAAGAATACAG TGTCAGTGCGAGACCTGGGTATGGTTCCCTACATAAAAATCTTCTTGGACGACGACCAGTATCGCGTTCCCACTCTCAGGATTTTGGAGCAGCTTGCTGAAATCAACCCGGATGAGTTCATGAGAACGGCCATCGGAGCCCTCTGCTCCTCCACGCAGCAGGAGCTCTGCTTGAAGCAGGACCTTTTGCAG TCTGTGCTGAGGGTCCTGGAGAGCCCCAACAGTTGGGACGCCTTCAGGAAAGCAGGAGGCTTCACAGGGCTGCTGTCTCTGGTGGTGGACATGGAAGGAGCTCTGTCTGAGCCTCCAAAGGGAGAAGTGTGGAAGACGTTGGGACACCAACAGCTGCTTgagctcctcctcctcactcttcACATCCTGGCTCTGGCTGTGCATCTTCACTCAGTTAATGCACACGCTTTTCAGACTGGTGGCTTTTATGAAAGGCTGGCAGATGCTCTACTCCAGCTGGGCTGCTTCCACAACGAAGCCATCTCGAGTGAGAAATGGGATGCAGGGGAGTGGACTTGTCCCAGGAAAGCAGAGGACAACTCTCCTAGAATGAGCTTTTTCCAGTTTGTTGAGTTGGCAGAAACCTCTGCTGCTCCCACCTGTCGCTCTACCTCAAACCAGACAAATTTGCCGCTCAACCTTCGGACATGTCTAAGGCTGCTCTCCTACCTCGATCATTTTGCTACAGGGACCTACTCACCTCAGGCTTTGAAACTGGGACAGGAGGAGAACAATGTGTGTGATGAAGGAAAAGAGAGGCTACACGGACTAGTGGGATATGAAGGAGGCAATCTAGGACAGTCTCTTGTCCTGTCAGGATCAGGCCTGCAGTCCATGGAGGACAAAACCTCTGTACCCAGTAGTCCTGCTACTAGCATAGACACTCTTTACAG CAGGTTCACATTTGATCAGATTATTCTTCATCCAGGAGCAATCCGAGTTATTATGACTCTTCTTCCACACGTGTACAGTCCTGATGACCCACAG CTGTCCACAGAGGTCCAGTTTTCAATAGCATACCACATCCAGTCTATGGTGAAATCTGAGCAAAACCGCCAGATAATGTGTGAGGGGGGGCTGGTCTCTACCCTCCTGACCTACTGTCACAACATTTTGCTGGATCTGAACCACCCACTACATTTACCCGTAACACGAATTTTAGAGAAGCTCTCCTCCCAGGCCATCACGCACTCGGACTTCAG GAAGTTCCTGTCTTTAGGAGATCCTCTTATGTGCTTATCTAAAAAAACAG CAGATCAGAGCACAAAGGCAGATGCTGGATCTTCAGGGAGGACACTGAAACGAACTTTCAGCTTGTTGAGGTCTACAGCGTCTTGTGGTTCTGCTATTCCGATCCACCAGATTGTCAGTCTGGTATCCATGACGGCACCTCGGACATTTAGACCACATCGAGTCTCCTCCTCACCTCCCTTTGTAGAGTTCGACATGCATGAGAGTGGATATGG GTACCTTTTCCTGCCCTCTTTGGCCACCATTAAAGGAGTCTCTGCTGATTCAACCTCAACTGGTGGAATTGGAGGAG AATGCAGAGGTTTCCCCCCCACATCTGGCCTCTCCTTTTCCTGCTGGTTCCAGATTAACAGATTCAGCTCAGCTTGTGATTCCCACCCAGTCCACCTGCTAACGGTGGTTCGCCATGTGTCACGAACCGAGCAACCGTACATCTGTTTGTCCATCTCCTTCTCAGCCTGCGACGGCTGTCTGGTCATCTCCACTGAGGAGGAGGCATTCACATACCTTG ATGTGTTGGAGCCAGAAATTTCTACTCCAGCCTCTTTGCCTTCATCACTGAGGCTCCGCTGCTCCAGCATGCTGGTCCCAGGTCAGTGGCACCATCTGGCAGTCGTCATGGCCAAAGATGTGAAGAAAAGCTGCCTGACCTCAGCCTACTTTAATGGCAAGGCGGTGGGAATGGGAAAG ATAAAGTACATTCAGCCATTCCCGGGTCCGTGTGTCTCCATGGACCCCACAGCTGTGATCGATGTGTATGGACTGATAGGGACTCCGGCTCTGTGGAAGGACCACGCTGCTCTAGTGTGGCGAGTGGGCCCCTGCTACCTGTTTGAAGAGCCTTTGAGCTCATATGCTGTGGCTGCTGTTTACACACAAGGCACCTCTTACCTGGGCAACTTCCTGGCTTTGCACAACACGA GTCCTGATCGGAATTCTGATTCTCTCCCACTCAAGCTGGTTCCTGAAGAGAGGATCTCGTTTGGAATCAACCCGGCAGTTTCTACCATAACAACTGTGGTGCAGATCAGAGAGGATTACAACGAGGTGGATTGCAGACTGATTGCAAAAGAA ATGGGGATAACATCTCGGGATAACTCCATGCCAATATTTCTGGCTCAAAACATCAGCCAGCACTTGAGCGGTACGGCTCGCACCATCGGCGCCGCCTTGATTGGACATTTTG GTATGCGGACATTCATCCCCAGGCCTGCTTCCAATGGTTTTCTGTACGTTGGTGGGCCTGCGGTTGTTTTGGGTTTAGTTGCAATGGCGCCGGATGACAGCTCTTTGTATGCAGCTGTTAAAGTTCTTCTTTCTGTGTTGGAGACCAACACTGCAATGCAGCAGGAAATGAATCGTATTGATGGATTCAAG CTGCTAGCTTTCCTACTGAGGATGAAGAGCAGTCTTGTCAGCCATCGAACCCTCCAGGCAGTTCTGTGCCTCTGGAGTTCAGTAGAGATGAGCTGTGGCTCTTGTTTACAGAACACACCCGCATTCCAGGCTCTGCTGTGTGACCTGGAG GTGTGGAAAAATACAGCAGACAATCTGGACCTTGCGGTTCTGAACTACTTTGCAGAAATCCTGAAATCTTCAAG TGATGGCAGGAATGCAGCAGTCATGCACGGAGCGGGCCTCCTACCAAAGCTTCTGTTTGAGCTGTCTGATCCTGCGGTGAATGTTCACAAAGTTAACGTCATCTCCTGCATCATCACACACCTTGTGACGGCTCACTTTACCGCCGTGGACATAAGCAG ACTCAGAACTTTCCTGGTTTACACAATCCCACCTCAGAGTAACACGACTGAAGGCAGTGAGACTTCTGATGACCTGCCAG CACAAAGTTCTGGTCCAGCGAGCCTCATCTTGATCCGCAACAAGCTGCTGTCTGCGCTCTGTGACATACTCAACTCAGACAAAGA CCAGCAGAAGGCAGTGTTTGAATCTCTTGGCAGTGATTGGGTCCTGCTGTTTCTTCAGGCTCACCTCCACCGATCCACTTTGAAACTGGGCCTTGTCCTGCTCACGCAGTTTCTGTTGAATCCAGACCAACAGAGAAGCTTCAAAGAGGGCGTGGTCCTAGGAACTCTTACAGACGTGGCTCAGGAGCCGCACGCTGTTATGG ACAACCTTCGGGCCCACGCTTGGTCCGTGGAGCTCCTTGGCACATCATGTCCAGGATTTGATGTCCTCAAGGAGCTGCTAATCAGACAGACTCATGTGCCTGAGGTGTATGAAGCTctagcttctctcatggtgggaaAAAAGGTCCATCAAACAGTCAAAGGAGAA GTGTGTTTGGATGACATCCTGCAGTCGCTGATTGAGAGCCAAGCTGAAGCTCCTGCTACTCAGCTTTGTGTTGAAGCTGCTACAACGATGCTGGAGCTGGTCAAAGTCATCCTCACACAG TGCTCAACTAGGCTTGTGTCAGACACCGATGCATCCTGGGAGCTGCAGATCCCAGCAAGTTTGATGCAGTTCTTCTGTCTCCTCCACAACCTCCGGCCGAGAGACCCACTCTGGGCATCGCCCACATTCCTGCATTCGCTCGCTGGTGTTGTGTTTCCTCCGGAGGTTTCTGAG GATGTTGGTAAGCGAATCAAAACGGGCGAAAGAGAGGACACATTCAGCAGTCAGCCCACCAGGAAGCCAGTGCTGGACTTCATGCGTATTTTGTTAATGGACAGTCTTCTTAATGTGCCTGCGAGCAGCAACACACACCTTATGATTCTGCTGCTGGAG TTTTGTCCTGATGATGCGACGCTGGAACAGAAGAAGAGATATCAGTCGGAGTTAGTTGAGCACATCATGAATATCGTCCTCATGCTCGGAAATGAGGATGACACTCATCTGAGCTCTCGAG ACCGTGAGAGTCAGCGTCCTGAAGGACAGATCAGCACCCtgatggagaacgtggtgcttttCTGCAGGACTTTGCTTCTGAAACTTTACAACGGATCGTTCATGGGAGACTCAAAAGTTCTGATCGAGTTCCTCGCAGATCAGATTATGATG ACTCTGGAGAAAGGACGGACGCAGAAGGAGAAAACTATCTCTGCACTCTACTCGTGCACCAATAAAGTCCTGCTTTTTTTCCTGTCTCAACCACGACATTCCCACGAAGATAAGAAAGTAGTCGTCAGGGCGCTGCAGGCCTTCTTGGAAAGCTGGGACGTTGTCATGGCAACTTACAATGGAAATGTGAACTTTATTACCTGCCTTCTTCATTGTCTGTTACTAATTCGCTCTGGCAG CTACCTTGAAGGTTTTGGGTGTGTGGCAAAGAACAGGAAAAATTCATCCAGCCCCGTACTTGCATATTCTCAAAAAGTCAGCAATGGAGAAGACACGAGAG ATGACAAAGAACTCGTGTCTTTAGTAGAAGCCTGCTGGTCAAAGGTGATATCTGAAAGACAACACATGCTTGAAGAAAGCTATAAAATTGAGATGTCAGTGAGTCGCACAGCAGATGTGAAGCCCGTCAGCATGACCGACATCAGCCCTCTGTGGGAGGAGATGGCACATAAGACCTGGACGCTGTACACAG AGTCAGAGATGAAGAAAGTGGCTAGCCGGTCTCAGATCATGTTGGAAGTGATCACCAGCGCTCTTCGCTCGGCTTTGGGGAGAGGTCAAGAGTCAATGAAAGCAGAA gaGTTTTTGTCCCACATGGAGTCACACCGGCAGAGAGGCCGCAGCGTGTTTGAGAACATGAGGACAAACCACTTACAG TTGCAAGCGGCTGAATGGGAAGGTGCAAACGCTCAGTGGCTGCGCGTGGAGGCCGAGCTGCTGAGGGAGAGAGCTGTATTTGGTCCAGGCCCGGGGGTGCTGTTGAGCCAAGACTGGGTGCAAGATGCCGCCGAAGGACCCAACCGGACCAAATCACGCATCCGCAGAAAAGCCCTGAGACATTCCAAATCGGTAGAA ATGCTAGGAATGCTGTGTTTGAGATCTGAAGAGAGCATTAATAAAGCAGAGGATGATGCAG AGCTGAAGGTTTTGTGTGAAGTCAGTGGCGAGGTAAAAGCAGACGAAGAAGGAGGACCGAGCAGTTTGACATTCTTCCCCGTTCTGAACGAGACGCCATCAACCACCGAAGACCAACCAAACCCTTTCTCCCCTGAGTCCTGCTCCCACACACAAGACTGTCCAGACATACGCGTCATCCTGCAGGAGCTGCACCCAGGGGAGAAG GTAAAAGCTAAGATGTGTGTGGTGATGGTAAGCAGCCTCAGAGTGGCTGAAGGTGTGCTGCTTTTTGGAGACAAAAGCCTTCTCCTGTGTGAGGGATTCACTCTCAGTCCCACTGGAGATGTGTGCTGCAGGAGGCACCACCCTAGCAG TGTTAGAGATTCGTTTATTTCCACGATGCTGAATAAAGAGCTGCCCTCAGCCACTTGCAGAAGCTGGCTCTACGAGGACATCAAGGAGGCTCGTTTCATGCGGTTCCTCTTAGAG GACAATGCTATTGAGATTTTCATGAAAAACGGACACTCTGCATTCCTGGTTTTCTTGAATAAGGACCATGTCTCAGCATATAAAAG ACTGAGCCTGGTGGTACCAGCATTAAAAGGGAGAGCCGTCGCTGAGGTCATGGCTAATGCCAA AAAGACTGCCGTGCTTGAAAAAACAGCTCTTGTTAAATGGCAG AAAGGCGAGATGAGTAACTTTGAGTACTTGATGCATCTGAACACCATTGCTGGGAGGACGTACAATGACTTGATGCAGTATCCAGTCTTCCCCTGGGTTTTGGCTGACTATCAGTCTGAG ATGCTTGATTTGTCAAATCCTGCAACTTTTCGTGATTTATCCAAGCCGATGGGTGCGCAGACAGAGAAaaggaaacagatgtttatccAGAGATATGAAGATGTGGAGGACAATGAAG ACTTGTCAGCACGTTGCCATTACTGTACCCACTACTCGTCAGCCATCATTGTGGCATCCTTCCTTGTAAGAATGGAGCCATTTTCACAGACTTTCCAGATGCTTCAG GGGGGGTTTGACATCGCTGAGCGGATGTTTTACAGCATAAAGAAGGAGTGGGAGTCGGCCTCGAAAGACAACATGGGCGACGTCCGTGAACTTATCCCAGAGTTCTTCTACTTGTCTGATTTCCTGCTCAACTCCAACAACATCCCGcttg GCTGCATGGAGGACGGCACGCCTCTGGGAGATGTGGAACTGCCTCCATGGGCGAAAGGTGACCCCCAGGAGTTCATTAGAGTCCATCGAGAG GCCCTGGAAAGCGACTATGTCAGCTCAAACCTGCACCTGTGGATCGACCTGATCTTTGGGTTTAAGCAAGAAGGccaggctgctgtggaaagcgtcAACACATTCCACCCATATTTCTACGTCCAAAAAGGGCGAATAGATGCGAGAGACCCTGCTCTCAAGACCACGATCTTAGGATATCTCAGCAACTTTGGACAGATTCCGAAACAG CTTTTTACCAAGCCCCATCCTCCTCGCAGTGGCTTCAGAAAAGAAGGATCTTCACCTTCAAGCCCAGTTCCATTTTTCTTTAAACTGGATAAGCTAAAGACTACGGCTCAGCCGTTCAGAG AGCTGTCAAGAGGTCCGGTAGGTCAGATAGTGTGTCTGGAAAAAGAAGTTGTGGTTCTGGAGGAGAATCAGCTGCTTTTATGGCCTCCATTTGGCTGCCTCTTTAGCTGGGGGTTTCCAGATAACAGCTGTGCATTTGGAAACTACACCACAGAGAAG AACTTTGCTGTGAGCGAGAGTTTGTGTGACTGGGGGGAAACTTTGTGCGCCACCTCCCCGAACCTGACGACCCTCATCACTGCAGGAGCCagcactgtagtgtgtgtgtgggacCTGGTGATCAGCAAGGACAAGCTCACCCACATGAAACTCAGACAG CCCTTATACGGTCACACAGACACTGTGACATGCTTGGCTGTGTCCGAGGTCCACAGCCTGATAGTGAGTGGCTCTCATGACCTCACCTGCATCCTGTGGGATTTGGAGGAGCTGAATTACATCACCCAGTTAGCAGGACACACAACCAGCATCTCTGCCCTGGCTGTCAATGAGCTCACT GGTGAGATTGCATCATGTGCGGGACCTCTGCTGTACCTGTGGACCATGAAAGGTCAGCTGCTGACCTGCACTGACACTTCCTGTGGGCCTCAGGCAGACATCCTGTGTGTCAGCTTCACACAGCGACACGAGTGGGATGCCAGGAATGTTATTGTCACCGGCTGTGCAGACGGCATAGTACGG